CTTTCCAAAAATATTGAAAGTATAAATTTGTTGATTGTCAAAAGATTTCATGTTTGACCAACCTTATAAAAAATTATTAACATCTATGGTCGCGAGTGCAAATCATTAGATTTATTGTGAAATATGATAGCATCTTCGTCTATTCGTAGATTTTGTTATCCTGGGGACGACTGTGGCACACTGCTTGGATCCCGGGGATGCATCGATCGTGGCGGTGGTTTGGAGCGGCTGTGAGTCGGGGACGGGTGATGACGATACATCGCACCACGAATTCTGGGGTTGCCCTTCGCCGGCAGCATGGTCGCTGTTCTCTTGCCATCCCTTGTCCGATTTCTTTATGGACTTCCCGACTCCAGAGTCCTATAGCCTTTTTCACGCGTAATGGCCCTAAAGCGTAAGGGAAAGAAACGAAAAAGCCCAACAAAGTGCGTTTTTAGCCGGGccggtttttttttagctcCGACTAATACTCTATTACTGGACGTGAAAACGGGCTTCCATGGAGGCCTTTATagtattctagaaaaagaGGCCTTTATAGAATTATAAACGTAAAATATAAGGAGCTAACATTTGAAATTCTGTGTAACGCATCGACTGATCTATGGCCGCATGATTTGATCATGTGCACCGGTCAGGCCACTAGGCATACCTGCGAATCttcatgtactctctccgttcctaaatacttgtctaTGCACCTGGAAATACCGTATGTGCGCATGACAGTCGTGCCCGAGTACAATTAATACAATTATAAATTGTACAGCAAGGGACTTTCCAACTGTTTTTGCTTGAAATACAAGCTttccggaaaaaaaatgttggaataacaggCATGCAATGTTAAATAAAGATATAGGTAAATGTTGGCATAACATGCAGAAAATGTTTTGCACAACAATCAGTCAATGCTAAATATAGGcagcaaaaaaatatgttgGCATAATTGTATGCTAAGTATAGCTAATTACATGTACTTTATGCCAGGATTTTGCTACAAAGTTCAAGATTAATTTCTTTTAATTAGTACTATTCTGGTCATGTATAATACTCTGCATTTAATTAGCTGATACTAAATCATACAATGCACATATGTACCAAATTCATCTCTCTCTGCCTATATATATTTAGGCGCCTATATATGATGATACCTGCAACCTGCTCCATCGAAACCACCGGCAACACCTTGATCGATTCATCTCGGAGCTGCAAAACTGCATCCATCTAAAAATTGCATCCAACAAAACCCGGGGCAACATGAGGACCTCCAACCTCCTCCTCATCGCCGTTCTCACCGTCGTAGCCGTGGTTTATCCCGTTGCCATGTCCGCTCAACAGCCTTGGCACCCAATCGAGGGAGAGGACCTCCAGAGTCTCGGTGGGTGGGCTGTGACGGAGCATGTCAAGCAGGCGCACGACGGCCTCAAGTTCAGCAAGGTGTTTAGCGGCGAGAAGCAGCAGTTGTCGACTGGCGAGAAGTATCACCTTGTCATCATTGCGTTGAACGGAAGCGGCAAAACCGGTAGGTATGATGTGGTGTTAATCGAAGGCAAAACTGCGCGCAAGCTCATCTCCTTTACCCCGGCAAAGTAAAGCAGTGAGCAGCCGACACGAACGGGATAGCTCCTATTCTGAATGTATTTTACATCTAATAAACAAGGCCAGATGACAGCAGCTATCTTTTCAATTTAATTAAGTAATACGAAAATGGTTTGAACTTCAAAACAAGCATTTGGTCTGCacttgaaattcaaaatgcatAAAATTTGTGTTCAGACATTAAACTGTTTGACACAAATTCATAGTACTAAGTGATAAAacatatttgaaaaaaaaagatatatgGTGACTTTTGATTGGTTGCTCTCGATTCTGTGTCTTGATTGCCCACCACAGCGACAACAGAACATGTTAATCCACATTTGTTAGCgcaaacatcacatgcatcaTGCAGACTAACAAACTAACATACTATGCTACGAACTTTCAGATAGGATTGTATAAATTAATGCAAAACGTATTAACAAATCTAAGCTGTGgagggaaggagaaggagaagaagattcGAGCTATAGATGGCCATCGGGCCGGGCTTGGCCCGTTTGCGCTTGGCACGGCACATATTTAATTGGGTCAGGCCGGTCCGAGGCCCCGCCTGAGGCGCACTTGGACCTCAACCGTGGGCCTGTCGGGCGGCACGGCCCGATTAGTTTTCTTAGATCTGGCCAAAACCAACTTATTTTTACATTTGACCCATCATATCAACTAGTTTTGGCCCATCAACTCCACAGTTTTGGTCCAAATCCAagtttttttcaatttttttggacATTTGGCCTGAGGGGCCTTGCTAGGCCGTGCTGGCTCCGCCGGGGCCGGCAGGGCTCGGTGCCGCGTCGGTGGAGGAGTTTTcaggccggcccggcccctcTATTGCCGGACTTCACCGGGCTGCGCCCAAGCCAAAGCCGTTTATCTCGAGCCGGGCCTATGCTGGGCCGGCCCGTTGGCCACCTATATTTCGAgcctctcctccgccttcGTGCTCCGCGGCATATTACAAGTGAAGTGAAGTTtctcaagtaatataccgCTCAGAGTAGTACAACAGAAACAATTGGCGCGATCCGATACACAAATAATTGGAATTTACCATTAGAAGTAAGATACAATTTCACAATTATAAGAATTACATAAGTTATGGCCTAACTGTTTTACTACTCTATATAGACACTTGACGACGGAATTCCGAAGTGCATCTTCTTGGTTGTTCCATGGGGTACCTTCCTTGTCTCCACCTTGACGATTAGTGGGACTTCTCTTACGGCTTAAAAGTTAGTAACCTATACAAAGAAGGTTTACATAGGGAGTACTGAAGGCACTCAACAAGTCCAGAAATAAGAAATAGTGGTTCTATGTTAAGGATTATGTCCAAACtttaactaattcataaagaTTTTTAGCATTAGCTGAGACCTCGAGAAAATATCCTAAGGATTAAAGTGTGCAAGGCATTTTAATCCTCAACTTTTTTTATTCCTGCGATTTCAAAATCTTATAAACCGAATGAGTCAGTAGATATGGACACGCGTCCAATATTAATTGTTCCATAAGATTTAGTGCTAAATGCATTAAATCAGTTTTGGATTTAGTACTAAATGTATTAAATGCATTAAATTAGTTTCCGATAGTGCATTCAGTCCAATAATTCAATCCAATCTCTTCAAATACTACCccgtt
This is a stretch of genomic DNA from Brachypodium distachyon strain Bd21 chromosome 1, Brachypodium_distachyon_v3.0, whole genome shotgun sequence. It encodes these proteins:
- the LOC104582397 gene encoding cysteine proteinase inhibitor 8 translates to MRTSNLLLIAVLTVVAVVYPVAMSAQQPWHPIEGEDLQSLGGWAVTEHVKQAHDGLKFSKVFSGEKQQLSTGEKYHLVIIALNGSGKTGRYDVVLIEGKTARKLISFTPAK